One segment of Lachancea thermotolerans CBS 6340 chromosome E complete sequence DNA contains the following:
- the TPN1 gene encoding Tpn1p (similar to uniprot|P53099 Saccharomyces cerevisiae YGL186C TPN1 Pyridoxine transporter), whose amino-acid sequence MGAEKVEDIVFEEIEKPKTDEGQGVFAKVLTKISAASKRLDAMGVEMRGIQRIPGYERGTSKQFLSVAGLWLSAAGGLSSMSSYFLGPLLFELTFRQSLVSGLISMALGCAVAGYLSTMGPQSGCRQMVTARYLFGWYFVKFVSLASIIGVMGWSIVNCVVGGQMLAAVSDSKIPLWVGIIIVTAVSFFVAIFGIKQVLRVETFLSVPVLTCFTLLYIAASDKFHLLDSFQNGDVDRLTIKGNWLSFFSLCYSITSTWGSITADYYILFPEDTAHYKVFLLTFFGTLLPTTFVGVLGLILGSCALSYEPWNEAYGKYGMGGLLYSGFQRWNGFGKFCVVVLILSLISNNIINTYSAAFNLQLSSIHMARVPRWIWAILCTIFYLVCALVGRNHFSDILGNFLPMIGYWISMYFIILLEENLIFRSHFLHLYTKEFPPQPVEERLSRLMLRDIKNKKVSARKCSYNWEMWNNERVLTHGYAATFAFLVGVGGVALSMAQAYWIGPIARHFGEYGGDLGMWVSMGFSGVVYPALRYLELRKFGR is encoded by the coding sequence ATGGGAGcagaaaaggttgaagaTATCGTTTTTGAGGAAATTGAGAAGCCAAAGACCGATGAAGGGCAAGGCGTGTTTGCGAAGGTGCTAACAAAGATCAGCGCAGCATCTAAGCGACTAGATGCCATGGGAGTTGAAATGCGAGGAATCCAACGTATTCCGGGGTATGAGAGAGGCACATcaaagcagtttttgagcgTAGCGGGACTGTGGTTGAGCGCTGCTGGGGGCCTCTCGTCTATGTCATCATATTTCCTAGGACCGCTTCTGTTTGAGCTGACATTTCGCCAGTCGTTAGTGAGTGGGCTGATTTCCATGGCCCTTGGCTGTGCAGTTGCTGGCTACCTTTCGACGATGGGTCCCCAGTCCGGCTGCCGGCAAATGGTGACCGCTCGGTATCTATTCGGATGGTATTTTGTCAAGTTTGTGTCTCTAGCATCTATTATCGGTGTGATGGGATGGAGTATCGTGAATTGTGTTGTCGGAGGTCAGATGTTGGCGGCTGTTTCTGACAGCAAAATCCCACTATGGGTGGGCATCATAATAGTCACGGCAGTATCATTTTTCGTCGCTATCTTCGGTATCAAACAGGTCTTGAGGGTGGAGACCTTCCTCTCGGTTCCTGTGCTTACGTGCTTTACTCTTCTGTACATTGCGGCCAGCGACAAGTTCCATCTGCTCGACTCTTTCCAAAATGGCGACGTCGACCGTTTGACAATCAAGGGTAACTGGCTCTCATTTTTCTCACTTTGTTACAGTATCACTTCTACATGGGGTTCCATCACCGCTGACTACTATATTCTCTTCCCAGAAGACACTGCGCATTATAAGGTGTTTTTGCTAACATTTTTTGGCACACTGCTCCCTACAACATTTGTTGGTGTTTTGGGCCTAATATTAGGCTCTTGTGCTCTCTCCTACGAGCCATGGAACGAGGCTTATGGCAAATATGGGATGGGAGGCTTACTGTACTCTGGATTTCAGCGCTGGAACGGTTTTGGAAAGTTCTGCGTGGTGGTACTTATTCTGAGTTTAATTTCCAACAACATCATAAACACCTACTCTGCTGCATTCAACCTCCAGCTTTCGAGCATTCACATGGCTCGTGTTCCTCGTTGGATCTGGGCCATTCTGTGCACTATTTTTTATCTGGTGTGCGCCCTGGTCGGCAGAAACCATTTCAGTGATATCCTTGGAAACTTCCTGCCCATGATCGGCTACTGGATCAGCATGTACTTCATTATTCTTTTGGAGGAGAATTTGATATTCCGCTCGCACTTTTTGCATTTATACACCAAAGAATTCCCTCCACAACCGGTAGAGGAACGCTTATCGCGGCTGATGCTACGTgacatcaagaacaagaaagttTCGGCTCGTAAGTGCTCCTACAACTGGGAAATGTGGAACAACGAAAGAGTTCTCACTCACGGCTATGCCGCTACTTTTGCCTTTTTGGTTGGTGTTGGCGGCGTCGCGCTTTCGATGGCACAAGCATACTGGATTGGCCCCATCGCTCGTCACTTCGGCGAATATGGTGGAGATCTCGGAATGTGGGTCAGTATGGGATTCTCCGGGGTAGTTTACCCAGCGCTGAGGTACCTGGAACTCCGCAAATTTGGCCGCTAA
- a CDS encoding putative hydroxyacid dehydrogenase (similar to uniprot|P53100 Saccharomyces cerevisiae YGL185C Putative hydroxyacid dehydrogenase), giving the protein MSPKPAILFISSPDYSSELYQTTIKNEFQVVHHDFQSSDPQDFLNFLHGNFDANSKPLTAIYGGFPSFHPIGGLTEALIEDKLFPKDTIKCIVLCSRGVNGVDIPALERNNIKLFNYNDEPDSYSKNNKVLKKAGVVGNDVADCVLWHVLEGYRKLSYQQLHLRKTRNTLTSRLAAAGKSPDLNEFAFGHELVSCCVESPRDKKALILGLGSIGKQIALKLHYGLGMQIHYAKRTCDSEVPWCYHPLDASIYDKLSQFSTMIVALPGTPETKHLIDKDFLSYCSRDLVLVNIGRGSVLEPDAIESALEQGQIRHLGVDVFYNEPEVEEWLTKNTARVSLTPHVGSGTKDNFYQSCEFALNNIIEVVLRNSDGYSRVV; this is encoded by the coding sequence ATGTCCCCCAAACCAGCcattcttttcatttcAAGCCCCGACTACTCTTCTGAGCTGTACCAAACAACTATAAAAAATGAGTTTCAAGTGGTTCACCACGACTTTCAATCTAGCGATCCGCAAGACTTCTTAAACTTCCTACATGGAAACTTTGACGCCAACTCAAAACCGCTGACAGCGATTTATGGTGGATTTCCTTCATTCCACCCTATTGGAGGATTGACTGAGGCTTTGATTGAAGACAAGCTGTTCCCAAAGGATACTATAAAATGTATCGTACTGTGTTCGCGTGGAGTAAACGGCGTTGACATCCCTGCTTTGGAGAGGAATAATATAAAGCTGTTCAATTACAATGATGAGCCGGATTCTTATTCTAAAAATAACAAGGTACTGAAAAAGGCAGGGGTGGTCGGCAATGATGTTGCTGATTGTGTACTTTGGCACGTATTAGAAGGCTACCGGAAACTATCATACCAGCAATTGCACTTGCGGAAGACCAGAAACACGCTCACGTCTAGACTTGCTGCCGCAGGTAAATCTCCTGACTTGAATGAATTCGCTTTCGGACATGAGTTAGTTTCTTGCTGTGTTGAAAGCCCAAGGGATAAGAAAGCACTAATTCTAGGGCTAGGTAGTATAGGCAAGCAGATTGCTCTCAAACTACACTACGGATTAGGCATGCAGATCCATTACGCGAAACGCACATGTGACAGCGAGGTCCCATGGTGTTATCACCCACTTGACGCTTCTATATACGACAAGCTCTCACAATTTTCCACGATGATCGTAGCGCTGCCAGGCACTCCGGAGACCAAACACCTCATTGACAAGGACTTTTTGAGCTACTGTTCACGGGATTTGGTACTTGTAAATATAGGGAGAGGGTCGGTACTCGAGCCCGATGCAATTGAATCTGCGCTAGAGCAGGGGCAGATTCGGCACCTTGGAGTTGACGTGTTTTACAATGAACCTGAGGTTGAAGAATGGCTCACAAAAAATACTGCGCGCGTATCACTTACCCCACATGTGGGGAGCGGTACCAAAGACAATTTTTATCAAAGCTGCGAATTCGCGCTTAACAATATCATAGAGGTGGTGCTTCGTAACTCGGACGGTTACTCAAGGGTAGTATAG
- the STR3 gene encoding cystathionine beta-lyase STR3 (highly similar to uniprot|P53101 Saccharomyces cerevisiae YGL184C STR3 Cystathionine beta-lyase converts cystathionine into homocysteine) → MSQQSLQTKLVSVVQHVDQHGSSVPPIYQSTTFKIGSLEDDASQPYDYTRSGNPTRTVVQHQIGKLYDVDAAQVLAVSSGMTALDVILRALVLTNKSRVPTIIAGDDLYGGTQRLLTHLESRNHARVLHVDTANYETFVEVFKQQEHVDCVLLESPTNPLLKVADLPRLTHFIKSANEACLVAIDNTMMSGMLCNPLKFQCDVVYESATKYLNGHHDIMAGIVVTQTLKMAQEIYFVINSTGSGLSPFDSWLLVRGLKTLGVRLYQQQHNAMVLAHWLENSCGFVGKKGVKGSPRTRFVGLKSHPQFELHKSFNAGPGAVLSFETGSYEHSRRLVSSRKIKIWAVTVSFGCVNSLISMPCKMSHAAIDPALRQERDFPEDLVRLCCGIENISDLQNDLLEAMIDADIIELRDEGKTIYNKLNGHIATNTIGQGKLPNIYEEFFSQDLVERGSILTSRAKL, encoded by the coding sequence CGTTGTGCAGCATGTTGACCAGCACGGGTCCAGTGTGCCACCTATTTACCAGTCGACCACTTTCAAGATCGGGTCGCTGGAAGACGACGCTTCACAGCCATACGACTACACTCGCTCGGGGAACCCCACCAGAACCGTGGTGCAGCACCAGATCGGCAAGCTCTACGATGTTGACGCGGCCCAGGTGCTCGCGGTCAGTAGCGGCATGACAGCTCTGGACGTGATCCTGCGTGCTCTGGTATTGACCAACAAGTCGCGCGTGCCTACGATCATCGCAGGCGACGACCTTTATGGCGGCACGCAGCGCTTGCTCACGCACCTCGAGTCACGCAACCACGCGCGTGTGCTTCACGTCGACACAGCCAACTACGAAACCTTTGTCGAGGTCTTCAAGCAACAAGAGCACGTGGACTGCGTTCTGTTAGAGTCCCCTACCAACCCCCTGCTGAAGGTCGCGGATCTGCCCCGCCTCACCCATTTCATCAAGTCCGCCAACGAGGCGTGCCTAGTGGCCATCGACAACACAATGATGAGCGGTATGCTGTGCAACCCCCTCAAGTTCCAATGTGACGTTGTGTACGAGTCAGCAACCAAGTACCTCAACGGACATCACGACATTATGGCTGGCATAGTTGTGACGCAGACGCTCAAGATGGCGCAAGAAATCTACTTTGTGATCAACTCCACAGGCAGTGGGCTCTCGCCCTTCGACTCCTGGCTCCTCGTGAGAGGCCTAAAGACCCTCGGGGTCAGACTgtatcaacaacaacacaACGCCATGGTGCTTGCTCACTGGCTTGAAAACTCTTGTGGGTTTGTCGGCAAAAAAGGTGTCAAGGGCTCGCCACGCACCAGGTTTGTCGGCCTCAAATCGCATCCACAATTCGAGCTCCACAAGTCTTTTAACGCCGGGCCTGGCGCAGTGCTCTCTTTTGAGACAGGTTCTTACGAGCACTCTAGGCGCCTGGTGTCCTCTCGCAAAATCAAGATTTGGGCCGTTACAGTGTCTTTCGGTTGCGTCAACTCGCTGATATCTATGCCCTGCAAAATGTCGCATGCCGCTATTGACCCGGCCCTGCGTCAAGAGCGCGACTTTCCAGAAGATCTTGTCAGACTTTGTTGCGGCATTGAAAATATCTCCGATCTGCAGAACGATTTACTGGAAGCTATGATCGACGCCGATATCATAGAGCTGCGAGACGAAGGAAAAACAATCTACAATAAACTCAACGGTCATATCGCTACAAATACAATCGGGCAGGGAAAACTACCAAACATTTACGAAGAGTTTTTCTCCCAGGACTTAGTCGAGCGCGGCTCAATTTTGACCAGCCGTGCGAAGCTGTAG